The following nucleotide sequence is from Fibrobacter sp..
TTAGATCCGGATGGTCTGAGATGGTGTAGCTGATGATTTCGCCATTGTACATGTCCAGTATTGGCGACAGGTAACACTTGTCCTGACCGATGTTTATCTGGGTTACGTCGGTAGTCCACTTCTGATTCGGCGCTGTTGCCGAGAAGTCTCGATTGATGATGTTTGGCGCAGTCCTGCCCACATCGCCCTTGTAGGAACGGTACTTGCTTCCCCTGCGGATATTCTTCAGGTTTTCCTCCTTCATGATTCGGTACACGGTCTTGTGGTTGATCGTAAAGCCTTCGTTCCTTAGCTCGTCCCTTATGCGGCGGTAGCCGTAACGCCCCTTGTTCTCTGCGTGTACGGCCTTGACCCGCTTGCGTTCATCGGCGTAGCGGTCGGCTTTCTTCCGGATGTTGTAGTAGTATGTGGAGCGGGACAGCCCGCTTGCCTTCAGGAGATGCTTAAGCGCATGCTTGTCGCTCAGTCCTCGGACTGTCTCGGCCCTATACCGAACATCTCGGCATTCTCTTCCTGGTCTAGGGCCTTCAATTTTTTTAAGTAGGCGTTCTCCGCTTCAAGATATTCCACACGCTCTCTAAGGCGTTCGAGTTCTGTCATGCCCTTTGCTGATTTCTTTTTCTTTGGCATCTTCGGAGGCCTCCCTTTGTGTTTCGTGGCGAGCAGTTCTTCGTAGCCACCGCGGCGGTAGTTCTTCAGCCACCTTTTAATGGTTGCTAAGCTGATTTGGT
It contains:
- a CDS encoding IS3 family transposase, whose amino-acid sequence is MEGPRPGRECRDVRYRAETVRGLSDKHALKHLLKASGLSRSTYYYNIRKKADRYADERKRVKAVHAENKGRYGYRRIRDELRNEGFTINHKTVYRIMKEENLKNIRRGSKYRSYKGDVGRTAPNIINRDFSATAPNQKWTTDVTQINIGQDKCYLSPILDMYNGEIISYTISDHPDLRMVMSMLDKALEKKHVDDKLILHSDQGWHYQHHSYQRKLHDYDIVQSMSRKGNCLDNAMMENFFGIMKSELLYPNEFKDMDHFKQELKTYIEYYNNKRIKSRLKGMSPVGYRTHYAVLS